A genomic stretch from Natronomonas gomsonensis includes:
- a CDS encoding nuclear transport factor 2 family protein yields the protein MDGPALTREYYRSIDAADYETLESLLAEGFVHERPDRTLSGRDRFVEFMREERPETDTEHVLDAVYSTEAGGRVAAEGRLLRADGEVWFGFVDTFDIDGGAIADIQTYTDEHPL from the coding sequence ATGGACGGCCCTGCCCTCACGCGGGAGTACTACCGAAGCATCGACGCCGCCGACTACGAGACGCTCGAGTCGCTTCTCGCCGAGGGGTTCGTCCACGAGCGCCCGGACCGGACGCTCTCCGGCAGGGACCGCTTCGTCGAGTTCATGCGCGAAGAGCGCCCCGAAACCGACACCGAACACGTACTCGATGCGGTGTACAGCACGGAAGCGGGCGGCCGCGTCGCCGCCGAGGGGCGACTGCTCCGGGCCGACGGCGAGGTGTGGTTCGGCTTCGTGGATACTTTCGACATCGACGGGGGAGCCATCGCCGACATCCAAACGTACACCGACGAACACCCGCTGTGA
- a CDS encoding GNAT family N-acetyltransferase, producing the protein MRIREAEASEVAMLAETFWHPLAERMERYSELNALTDDAVEMAVEEFESLLEDEERTVFLLEDEGAEVGFVAVEFGERPTREKGKYATVTDLYVKEAFRGRGYGTKLLERVETLAATEDCDYLDVSAEFENHDARAFYENAGYDAKQVTYAKPLD; encoded by the coding sequence ATGCGGATACGCGAAGCCGAAGCGAGCGAAGTGGCGATGCTCGCGGAGACGTTCTGGCATCCACTCGCCGAACGGATGGAGCGGTATTCCGAGTTGAACGCGTTGACCGACGACGCCGTAGAAATGGCTGTCGAAGAGTTCGAATCACTGCTGGAAGACGAAGAACGGACCGTCTTCCTGCTCGAAGACGAAGGCGCGGAAGTCGGCTTCGTCGCCGTCGAATTCGGAGAGCGACCCACACGCGAGAAGGGCAAATACGCCACGGTGACTGACCTCTACGTCAAAGAAGCGTTCCGGGGACGGGGCTACGGCACGAAACTGCTCGAGCGAGTCGAGACACTGGCGGCGACAGAGGATTGTGACTACCTCGACGTCTCGGCGGAGTTCGAAAACCACGACGCGAGGGCGTTCTACGAGAACGCCGGGTACGATGCGAAACAGGTCACGTACGCGAAACCGCTCGACTGA